A single region of the Thermococcus paralvinellae genome encodes:
- the tnpA gene encoding IS200/IS605 family transposase → MKSGTPKFSSTRHAKHFIAYHFVWIPKYRRDILVGKVAERLKEMLKGYAKEIGCEVISLEVTPDHVHVFLRAKPNLSPAQIVNHLKGKSARKLLMEFPELRAKTTHGRLWSRSYFVATVGCITDEVVKHYIETQWERELKRKGL, encoded by the coding sequence ATGAAGAGTGGAACACCAAAGTTTAGTTCAACAAGACATGCAAAACACTTCATAGCCTACCATTTCGTGTGGATTCCAAAATACCGCAGGGATATTCTTGTTGGAAAAGTTGCTGAAAGGTTAAAAGAAATGCTCAAGGGGTACGCCAAAGAAATTGGCTGTGAGGTAATTTCTCTCGAGGTAACTCCCGACCACGTGCATGTTTTCCTCAGGGCGAAGCCCAATTTATCGCCAGCACAAATCGTAAACCACTTGAAGGGGAAGAGTGCGAGAAAACTTTTAATGGAATTTCCCGAATTGAGGGCGAAAACCACTCATGGTAGGCTTTGGTCTCGCTCCTATTTTGTAGCAACAGTTGGATGCATAACTGATGAGGTTGTCAAACATTATATTGAAACCCAATGGGAGCGTGAGTTAAAACGAAAAGGACTGTAA